The Fusobacterium necrophorum subsp. necrophorum genome has a window encoding:
- a CDS encoding 2-hydroxyacyl-CoA dehydratase subunit D gives MEEIKELLEQFKYYANNPRKQLDKYLAEGKKAVGIFPYYAPEEIVYAAGVVPFGVWGGQGPIERAKEYFPTFYYSMALRCLEMALDGTLDGLSASMVTTLDDTLRPFSQNYKVSAGRKIPMIFLNHGQHRKEDFGKQYNARIFKKAKEELEKICDVKVTDENLKKAFEIYNENRSEKRKFIKLAATHPQTVKASDRCHVLKSSYFMLKDEHTALLKKLNEKLAALAEEAWDGVRVVTSGVITDNPGLLEVFDAYKVCIVADDVAHESRALKVDIDLSIEDPMLALADQFARMDEDPILYDPDIFKRPKYVVDLAKENNADGCLLFMMNFNDTEEMEYPSLKQAFDAAKIPLIKMGYDQQMVDFGQVKTQLETFNEIVQLNRM, from the coding sequence ATGGAAGAAATCAAAGAATTGTTAGAACAATTTAAATACTATGCGAATAACCCAAGAAAGCAATTGGATAAATATCTTGCTGAAGGGAAAAAGGCAGTAGGAATTTTCCCATATTATGCTCCTGAAGAAATTGTGTATGCAGCCGGAGTAGTACCTTTTGGTGTATGGGGAGGTCAAGGACCGATTGAAAGAGCGAAAGAATATTTTCCAACTTTCTATTATTCTATGGCATTGAGATGTTTGGAAATGGCATTGGACGGAACTTTAGACGGCTTATCCGCTTCTATGGTAACTACCCTAGATGATACTCTAAGACCTTTTTCACAAAATTATAAAGTGAGTGCGGGAAGAAAAATTCCTATGATTTTCTTAAATCACGGGCAACATCGAAAAGAAGATTTCGGAAAACAATACAATGCCAGAATTTTTAAGAAAGCAAAAGAAGAATTGGAAAAAATTTGTGATGTAAAGGTAACGGATGAAAATTTAAAGAAAGCGTTTGAAATATATAATGAAAATAGAAGTGAAAAAAGAAAATTTATCAAATTAGCTGCTACTCACCCACAAACCGTTAAGGCTTCCGACAGATGTCATGTTTTGAAAAGCTCTTATTTTATGTTAAAAGATGAGCACACAGCTCTTTTGAAGAAATTAAATGAAAAATTGGCTGCTTTGGCAGAAGAAGCATGGGATGGGGTTCGAGTGGTTACCAGTGGAGTGATTACGGATAATCCGGGATTATTAGAAGTATTTGATGCTTATAAAGTATGCATTGTTGCGGATGACGTAGCTCATGAATCAAGAGCCTTAAAGGTAGATATTGATCTTTCTATTGAAGATCCGATGTTAGCTTTGGCAGATCAATTTGCTAGAATGGATGAAGACCCTATTTTGTACGATCCGGATATTTTCAAACGTCCGAAATACGTTGTGGATTTGGCAAAGGAAAATAATGCGGACGGCTGTCTATTATTTATGATGAATTTCAATGATACCGAAGAAATGGAATATCCTTCTTTGAAACAAGCTTTTGATGCAGCAAAGATTCCTTTGATTAAAATGGGATATGATCAACAAATGGTAGACTTTGGACAAGTAAAAACACAATTAGAAACTTTCAATGAAATCGTGCAATTAAACAGAATGTGA
- a CDS encoding leucine-rich repeat domain-containing protein: MCQNVWENDDFIFKGDELKGMTAKGKDKVKTQGFTDMIIPATTPEGLAIKRIGDNAFYRRGLTSVVIPDTVETIGYDAFGVCKLTEVKLPAALVGIEGFAFYRNKLKNVIFGDKVKTIEPSAFALNELEELHLPEGLELIDTSSFYKNSLTSLKIPASVKKINMYAFHKNNIAEVEIPEGTQLHVYAFEANTEIKK, translated from the coding sequence ATGTGTCAAAATGTATGGGAAAATGATGATTTTATTTTTAAAGGCGATGAATTAAAAGGAATGACAGCGAAGGGAAAAGATAAAGTAAAAACACAAGGATTTACAGATATGATTATTCCTGCAACGACTCCTGAAGGATTGGCGATTAAGAGAATTGGAGATAATGCTTTTTACAGAAGAGGATTGACATCCGTAGTCATTCCTGATACAGTAGAGACAATCGGTTATGATGCCTTTGGAGTATGTAAATTGACAGAAGTAAAATTACCGGCAGCTTTGGTGGGAATTGAAGGCTTTGCTTTTTATCGAAACAAATTAAAAAATGTAATTTTCGGAGATAAGGTAAAAACAATAGAACCAAGTGCTTTCGCATTGAATGAGTTGGAAGAACTTCATTTACCGGAAGGATTAGAATTGATTGATACTTCATCTTTCTATAAAAATTCTTTGACTTCTCTAAAAATTCCCGCATCTGTAAAGAAAATCAACATGTATGCATTCCATAAAAATAATATAGCGGAAGTGGAAATTCCGGAAGGAACACAACTTCATGTTTATGCATTTGAAGCAAATACGGAAATAAAAAAATAG